The following proteins are co-located in the Silene latifolia isolate original U9 population chromosome 1, ASM4854445v1, whole genome shotgun sequence genome:
- the LOC141615267 gene encoding protein SLOW GREEN 1, chloroplastic-like, translated as MDTLSKSTFKQQIQPSFFSFHHSRPLHFSKPTSISFPKPPIQTLIIKSSSKNSISKSIAENPKTKTKSLNPFTLLKTPITVAVTTAAIFLAGISHKPLPAIATTAPPAVEEISSEISDEEREKKLEEFVAENPDNVLVLKSLMEVRIKNKKLAKAVEVLNRLIELEPEEKEWMLLRAHMYTYMGETEMAKTGFEEIIEKDPVRAEAYHGLVMAVSQGEEGGAELDVVADRIKLAIEKCKKENKKDEVRDFKLLVAQIRVIDGNYDEALRIYEELVKEEPRDFRPYLCQGIIYTLLRKKDEAEKQFEKYKRLVPQGHPYAQYFDENMLATKVFSQMAENERVKVGDRG; from the coding sequence ATGGATACCTTATCAAAATCcaccttcaaacaacaaattcaACCCTCGTTTTTCTCCTTCCACCATAGCCGACCGTTACATTTCTCCAAACCCACTTCAATTTCattcccaaaacccccaattcaaACCCTAATTATCAAATCCTCATCCAAAAATTCAATTTCAAAATCAATTGCAGAAAACcctaaaaccaaaaccaaatccctaaaccctttcactctTCTCAAAACCCCAATTACTGTCGCCGTCACAACCGCCGCAATTTTTCTCGCCGGAATTTCACACAAACCTCTCCCCGCCATCGCAACCACCGCACCTCCGGCGGTCGAGGAAATCTCCAGCGAAATCTCCGACGAAGAGAGGGAAAAGAAACTCGAAGAGTTCGTTGCGGAAAACCCTGATAATGTGCTTGTCTTGAAATCACTAATGGAAGTTCGAATCAAAAACAAGAAGCTAGCGAAAGCGGTGGAGGTATTGAACCGGTTAATTGAGCTTGAACCGGAGGAGAAAGAATGGATGTTACTACGGGCACACATGTACACATACATGGGAGAAACCGAGATGGCTAAAACCGGGTTTGAGGAAATAATTGAAAAGGACCCGGTTCGTGCGGAGGCGTATCACGGGTTAGTAATGGCGGTTTCGCAAGGCGAAGAAGGTGGTGCTGAGTTGGATGTAGTAGCGGATAGGATAAAACTCGCAATTGAGAAATGTAAGAAGGAGAATAAGAAGGACGAGGTTCGAGATTTTAAGCTATTAGTTGCGCAAATTCGGGTTATTGATGGGAATTACGATGAGGCATTGAGAATATATGAGGAATTGGTTAAGGAAGAACCGAGGGATTTTAGGCCGTATTTGTGTCAAGGGATAATTTATACATTGTTGAGGAAGAAAGACGAGGCTGAAAAACAGTTTGAGAAGTATAAGAGACTTGTACCTCAAGGACACCCTTATGCTCAGTATTTTGATGAGAATATGCTTGCTACTAAGGTTTTTTCGCAAATGGCGGAAAATGAGAGGGTTAAGGTTGGTGATAGGGGTTAG